Part of the Deltaproteobacteria bacterium genome, ACTCAGAAATGGGCTCCTGCAGCACCATTGGCAACGCCGGTCTTAGCTTGTCGGGGCCGTGCCGCCAAGCATAGCACTGTCTCGTTTCTGCCTCCACGCTCCGCGCCGCGCGCTGTGGAGGACTCAGAATGACAGCGCCATAGAAATACGTCGTAAAGTGTACACAGTCATGCTCTCTAGTTTCATTAACTGGCGAACAACCGAACACTCTGCGTTTCGTGGCGCATTATGGCAACATCTGTGAGCGGGGAGAAGCTGCTCATGAAAGGAGGAGGAGGAAGGTGCAATATCTCTAGCAACGGCGCGTGCAATTGCCCAAGAATCTGTTGCGCTTCAATGTGACTGATGATTCCTAGTCGTATCGCCACGCTAACGAAGGTCAGACACAACCCGTGGCCAGATAGCATGGTTGCGGCCTCTTCACTCAGGCCAACACCGCGCCAGACTACTCCTTGCGCCACTGGTACATGACCATAGGCCTGTCCTGTTTTGATCCACTCCAGATACGTAGCGGCATTGCGCGTTGCTAACTGCGCATGGGTGCGCAGGAGCGCACGCCCGGCCCGGCGGGAGGCTTCACGCAGGTCACGGGCAAGCGCAAGAGCTTCAAGTTCAGCATCAATCTGAGCGACCTGCGCTAGAGCATCACCCGCGCGATAGGTACTGATTAATGCGACACGATCACACCGTGCCCAACGTAAGCGGAGTTGCCCGGCAATGAATCGCGTCAGCGAGACAGCATCAGTCACTTTTCCGTCAGCGTGTAAGGTCTCCAGTCCCCAAGATGACGCAAACGCACCACTCGGGAAGAAACTGTCGCCGTGCTGTAAGAGTGTCAGTATTTCAGGCGGATTCGTCATCCTGAGCTTTCTGGATACGTCCACTCGTCAGCAACGGACGTAAGCGATCGAGATAGGTCTGTTCAGGTCCTTCACGCGCCACTGCCAGGCCAAGAGGAGAGAAGCGCACCCGCCAATGCAGATGGCCTGCGGTGTACCCTAGCTCCAACGCGGCATTCACGTCACGAGGAACAAAGACCAACCATTCCTCCTCTTTCATCCGCACGACGATAGCCCGATCTTCATCGAGATAAAGAACCGCACCATCACCAAGCGTCGTATCTCGGGCTAACGCGATCGCAACATCAGTACCGTGATCAGTCGTCACTCGTAAGCGATGCCGTTTGGCATCGGCGCGGCTTAGCACAACGGACTCGACCTTACCGGCGTGCTCAAGTCGGTGGAGCTGCTCAGCAAAGTCGCGCTCTGAGACGTACCCCAGGATGTCGGTAAGATGAAGCAAGACAGGCCTTTCCTTTTAGGTACAGCTCCGAGCGCCACGGATCCTAAGGAAGAAACGTAATCGCATCGCCATAGCCAACAACAAATAGAGCAGCCACCCGACGAGAAAACTCTGCAAAAGCAATTGCGGCAGTAGCTGTTGTGAAGCGGTGTGGAGCGCTACCACACCAGTACCAATGTAGTTGAGGATCCCAGCCCAATGGCCGATAGGGTTAGAGACCAGGACGACGTCGGTTTTTCGGCCAGCAAGTAACCACGAGTCGACCGTATATTGTCCAAACGCT contains:
- the ureE gene encoding urease accessory protein UreE yields the protein MLHLTDILGYVSERDFAEQLHRLEHAGKVESVVLSRADAKRHRLRVTTDHGTDVAIALARDTTLGDGAVLYLDEDRAIVVRMKEEEWLVFVPRDVNAALELGYTAGHLHWRVRFSPLGLAVAREGPEQTYLDRLRPLLTSGRIQKAQDDESA
- a CDS encoding urease accessory protein UreF, with the translated sequence MTNPPEILTLLQHGDSFFPSGAFASSWGLETLHADGKVTDAVSLTRFIAGQLRLRWARCDRVALISTYRAGDALAQVAQIDAELEALALARDLREASRRAGRALLRTHAQLATRNAATYLEWIKTGQAYGHVPVAQGVVWRGVGLSEEAATMLSGHGLCLTFVSVAIRLGIISHIEAQQILGQLHAPLLEILHLPPPPFMSSFSPLTDVAIMRHETQSVRLFAS